The genomic stretch cgtactaactctattacaatatagtatgtCTTCAACTCTTCATTAAGGATCAAATCCACAACTTCCCATATGAaaacgcaaattatattgtggaccatgatcatggcagatagtgcagttgtgttgaaaagatagtgcaattgtattgaaaagatactgcagttgtgctgAAAGGAAaatgcagttgcgcggaacagagaccgttcatccgttcaacacaactgcagtatcctttcaacacaattgcattatccgttcaacacaactgcagtatcagttcaacacaactgcagttccagacggatgacacggcctctgttccgcgcaactgcagttccctttcaacacaattgtggTATCCgtccaacacaactgcagtatcagttcaacacaactgtagtatcagctatgatccatggtccatggtataacgactgaTATGAAAGTACAATTTGGTACCACTGACCACAATGTCTTGACAGAAATGagtttatatattatgtttttttttttttttgttgattttgatttattttacttttatttatgaatttttaaatatatttcacttttagtttaaaatacttaaaacaATCTTCTTTTGTGAAAATTTGTGTAAAACTCCATCCTATTTGATTTAAAGAGAATTTGGATATTTCACATTGAAACTAAAATATGTTTTAAAGATGAATattgaaagtaaaataaatcaaaattgattattaaaactaaaaatataattataattacattatcaaaatggaaataaattattaaatgctAAAATTATCTTCCGAATTGCTTGAtaagattttattattattattattatttttggaaaagaTGCTATGGtaactagaaaataaaatagtcaatagtactaaaaaaaaaagaaaatagaataaaaatagTCTTATATATGCTAGAAATGAAGGCAGGGGAGGGatagaattttaaattattaaaataaattaatttttaaaaggttaACCGCCACGTCAGAACTGAGAGTATGGATTAACTATGGTTTAGTGGTAAGATTTTGACTTGTTTAGTGAGTCAattgtattttctcttttttgaaTTGGGTGACCTAAATAATTGTGCATAGTTtagttgttattttttttttggaatgtcTACGAGGGGGCCTGCCGCCCGTActatactcagactaatccccgCTCGCACCGGCCTCCATACAAGTGGGGATCGAACTCACGACCTCCTCTTAAGGGGCAAGAGTGCGgagccactcacgccaaccaagctggttagtTTAGTTGTTATTTTGACCTTTATTctataaatataaacaaatggCTTGAGTAGACATTGCATAAGGACTCCGAGTGACTTACTGGCGACTCTTAGAGAGGATCAGATTGGGGCTAGTTTTCAACGGCGGATTCCCCGTGATCGGAGGGTAGATAGCACgtagtttttcttttctctccGGGTTTCTACACCCTCTTTctctatcaaaaaaaaaaataaataaataagggcATTCACAATTATTCTCCCcttttttcctaattttgtGGGCCCAACTCCTCCACATCACTCTATATAacttacccccccccccccccccccccccccNNNNNNNNNNNNNNNNNNNNNNNNNNNNNNNNNNNNNNNNNNNNNNNNNNNNNNNNNNNNNNNNNNNNNNNNNNNNNNNNNNNNNNNNNNNNNNNNNNNNNNNNNNNNNNNNNNNNNNNNNNNNNNNNNNNNNNNNNNNNNNNNNNNNNNNNNNNNNNNNNNNNNNNNNNNNNNNNNNNNNNNNNNNNNNNNNNNNNNNNNNNNNNNNNNNNNNNNNNNNNNNNNNNNNNNNNNNNNNNNNNNNNNNNNNNNNNNNNNNNNNNNNNNNNNNNNNNNNNNNNNNNNNNNNNNNNNNNNNNNNNNNNNNNNNNNNNNNNNNNNNNNNNNNNNNNNNNNNNNNNNNNNNNNccccccccccccacccctcccccaatttcttctctctctttctccttGGTTGGAGATGCCACCCTAATAAGcctaagagttaatttcacttttagtcatttttttcaaagcatccattgtttttttttttaagaatcaaaacatcaattattagtcctagtattattgtgacatgaccaattttagttatccgtcaacaaaattttttaaatgatgttTAATATGAGAGCATTTCAgtcttttatacaaagtaggttggtcgactatatttttatttttatttttatttttattttgaaaaagtctCTAATTCACGGCTAGAGTGCATTGTCATCTTCAATTGCAATCCCCGCCTCCGCAGCAGAGCCTCCACAGTAGTgaaatgacacatataaatctaagaacaaaaaatgaattaatactTAGAACTGAATAAATTGAAACGCCTTCATATTTAATACcatttaaataagtttgttgacgtaagaccaaaaatggtcatgccacaataatactaggaccaacaATGAatgttctgaaaaaaaaaattaaaagtgaaatgtcatctataaatctaggactaaaaatgaaatcaacTTTAAGCCTAAATCCAAACTCATTACTTTGTTGTTCAAATTCTTCTCCTGTTAAAGGTTGAGTCAAAAATTGTTAACTTTGATTCTAAGTTGCCCGTTTTGTTGGAGAGAATTAAAATTCCACTCCCACGTAATTCTCACCTAATTGCGAAGCAAACAAATTTCTTcctttggttggagggaatccTACATTTTCATAGAATTAGAATCACATGTCCCCGTTATTTCAAttccacattggttgggaagaaaagcaaataacatttttaattttttttagttagaccACAGGGTGTCCTGAGCATGCCCTAATataggaggcacctttaagcccATACCCTACTCAGATTAATCCCGCTTCACACCGGGTCAGCCCAATTAATTAAGGGACAAAGTACTAGGCAAATTGGTTTTTCCATACGAGAAGGGATTCAAACTCTTGATCTCTCTTAAGGAATGAGAGTGCACGGTTACTCACGCCAACTAAGCTGGTTTGAAAAACAAATAACattgagacaaaattatcctTCTCTTTTCTAACCTAAACAAAGATAACATTGAGACAAAATTTACCcttttatgatatttttttttatgatgtaAGCGTTTAAAAAGCTTAACATTTTAGTATGTTTACCCTTCTCTTTTGACACAAAATTACTTGTTgtttaagattaataataacaacaataacaacaacaacaacaacaacaataataataataaggaaaaagggtcaaatcaGCCCCCTAAGTGAACCGGATAGTGCAATTAACCCCCCTAAGTAAAATAAGCTTCATATATGTCCCTTAAACCGGTAAAAAGATGCAATTAAGCCCATTTATTACCTATGCTGCCGGTTAATGCTTAGGTGTCGCCAACATGGATTCAATTTGACACTATTTATCCTAAGTggaattgttttttatttaaaaaaaaataaatgcacTAAAGCCCTAATCTTTGTTCCCGTAGAACTGTTCTTCTCACATATGATCCCGTAGAACTGTTCTTCCCGTAGATCTCGTCTTCTCACTTACGATCAAAAAAATAATCGTACTAAGCCCTCTCTACTCACAGTTGATCAGAAGACGCCATAGCCAGAATCGAATTAATCCCATAGCCGCAGTAGAAGACTTAGGGATAGCAGCAGTACAAGAACGACTTCGCTTTCGTACACAAAGGTAAGAATTGTTTGTTAGTGTTGAGTTTATTGCTAGAATGGTAGCAGTAGAATGATGAATATTAGAAACCTTACCTGGAATGGTAGAAGTAGAAGACTTAGGGATAGCAGCAGTAGAACCAGAAATCTTACCAGGAATGGTAGCAGTAGAAAACATAGGGATAACAACAGTAGAACTAGCCTGACCTAACCAAAGAATGGTGTTTCTTGTTTCTGTTAGCCATcttaaaatgatgaaatattttACACTATCTTTGCTGCTCATCCCGCTGCTCATCCATGGCAGGCTCTTTATTATTTAACTTGCAGGAAACAGAATCCTAGTTTTAATACTAAGTTTGTGAATGCTTGGTAGGCCCTCTCTGTAGTTGATAATGGAGACATGGTGTGTTGTTGTGGTccccaaaaatattttttttcagttGTATAATAACTCAATTGTTGTTGTGGTCCCTCTCTGTACTATTTATGTCAAccatattattgttgttgcttTAATTAGTGCTTTATACACTAGACTATTGAGTAGCTCTAAAAGCAAGGCACAActctttacatttttttttgaaaacagtagGCACAACTCTGATTAATGCTTTACTTTATTGAGCATAAAATTATACAGTAGACAATTGAGCATTACTGTTGCTTTGATTaatgctttattttatttgttttaggaTGTTTGTGCTTTGATTaatgctttattttatttgttttaggaTGTTTGAAGTTTGATTaatgctttattttatttgttttaggaTGTTTGAAGTAGCTgagttaatatattttatttgttttaggaTGTTTGAAGTAGCTGAGTTAATACTTCATCATGGAGGTAGGATGTTTGAAGTAGCTGAGTTAATACTTCATCATGGAGGTACCTTTGAAAAAAATTCTAGGTTGTCGTATATAAATGGTGAGGTAGAAGTCATTAACATTGACCCAGATAAGATTTCATCTCTTCACCTAATGAAATATATCAAAGAAGACAGATATGGACAGGTTGTTGCACTTTACTTTAAGGCAGTAGAGCAGTCTTTGGAGATGCTTGAACTATTATATGATGATCACAGTACATTAAGAGCAGTTAATTTGGCTAGTAGATGTGGTAAGGTCGACATTTATGTTGACCATGGGATTCAAGAGGCAGAAGTAGTTCCTAACTTGTGTTTACCTTCCTCTATACCTGAGTGCGATGATGATTGTGATATAGATGTTGAACCTATAGATGAGATGAGGACTAGTAAGCAACAAATTGAAGAAGAGACCGATGGGACTGAAAATACAAACAATGATGAACATAGGCAGCAAGCTGGAGGTGACAATGGATTTGAAGATAGACCACAAACTGCACAAACTGGAGGTGATAGTGGATGTGAAGATATGGTTGCATTTTGTGAAGATTATGATTCCGATGACCCTCCAAGTTATGAAATAGGTAGTGaggataatgtgaatgatgttgGTGACCATTCTAGTAAGGTTAAGTTCCCCTCATATAACCCAAAAGTCTATCCACCACTTTTGGAAGCAGGTTTATTGTTTGAAGATAGCAACCAATTTAAACAAGCCATAATTAGTTATGCTGTGTACACAAAGAGAAACCTTAGAATTACTAAGAATGAGCCAAGTAGAATCAGAGTTAAGTGCGAAGAAAACTGCCCTTTCTATTGTTGTGGTCGTTGGGATCAAAGGTATTGTTGTTTTCAACTTAGAAGAATAACTGATGATCACAGATGCAACACTGCAGTGAAGCTAGGTATAGTGAGCCAAAAGAGATGCAACACTGCAGTGAAGCTAGGTATAGTGAGCCAAAAGTGGCTAGAGGATAAGTACGAAGATAAAGTCATTGCAGACCCAACAATTGGTATTGTTGAGTTGAAGAAGCTCATTGCAGACCCAACAATTGGTATTGTTGAGTTGAAGAAGCATATTGAGTCAGAGCTCAAAATCAGTTTGACAGTTAGCATGGTTAGGAGGGCAATTAGGTCAATTGTGAAGAAAGTGAATGCTGGTTTTGTTGATCAGTTCAAAAGACTAAGAGATTATGCTCAGGAATGCTTGAACTCAAATCCAGGGagtactataaaaataaaaacaagtagAGTTGTAGAAAATGCTCCTTGCACATTTCAAAGAATATATGTATGTTTTGGAGCATTAAAGAGGGGGTTTGCACAAGGATGTAGAAAAGTGGTTGGCTTAGATGGATGTTTTTTAAAGGGTAAGTTGAAGGGGGAAATACTAAGTGCCGTAAGTAGGGATGCAAACAATCAAATGTATCCGGTTGCTTGGGCGGTGGTAGAAATTGAGAATATTGATTCATGGAGGTGGTTCTTGACCTTACTTAAGGACGATTTGAATATGAGCAACACCAGTGAGTGGACTTTGATTTCTGATCAACAAAAGgtatatttcatatttactGCAATTTGATTCTGCAATTTTGAAtacattgttataatatgaAATCTGCAATCTGAAACTAAACTGTGCTTTGATTTGCAATTTTAAACTGTGCCTTTGATCTGCAATTTGAGATTAGATTGTGATTTgatcttcaattttaaattgtttttgtaAATTGTGCTCTGAAATGAGGCTGTGATTCAATCTGTAATTTAAACTGCCAGAATCTGTAATTTTAAACTGCCAAAATCTGAATTTTTAAACTGCTAGAAACTGCCTTCATTATGCAATCTGCATATTAACACATTTAGGGCTTAAGTAAACTACATATTAACACACAAATTAGAATAACACACAAATCTGCAATCTGCACTTTTAAACTGCATATTAACACACAAATTAGAATATGTAAACTGCCTCTTCATATCAGAATATTTAAACTGCCAGAATCTACATTCTACTTTTTATGCAGGGGTTAACTACTGTGATCCAAAAACTATTTCCGGAAATAGAGCATCGAAACTGTGCTCGACATATTCATGCAAATTGGAGTAAAAAACATAGAGGCATGGTATTCAAGAAACTATTCTGGAAATGTGCAAAGGCAACAACTACCTCCCAATTTGATGAAGTTGTAAAAGAATTGGCCAAGAGAGACCCTAAAGCAAGTGAGGATTTATTGAAGTACCCACCTAAGCTTTGGTGTAAAGCATTCTTTCGGACGAATGTTAAATGTGATGCTGTAGACAATAACATGTCAGAAGCTTTTAATGGCATTATCGTAAAAGCAAGATCAAAGCCTATAGTGCCAATGCTTGAAGATATTCGTGTTGCCATGATGAGGAGGATTGCTGAAAAACGTAGATCTTTGGATAAGTGGCAAGGAAATCATGGTCATCTTAtcttaaagaaattaaaccaaaatGTGTTGGATAGTGTTGGATGGCATGTTGACTTTAATGGTGTTGATGGATTTGAGGTAAAGCAAGGAAAACACCAATTCAAGGTTAAACTATTGGAGAGGACATGTAGTTGTAGAGCATGGGATTTGAGTGGCATACCTTGTATACATGCTGTATGTGCAATCTTTGATAGGAAAAAAGATCCAGTTGATTATGTACATCGATGCTACAGTAAGGAGATGTACGAAATGACTTATTCTCATGCACTTGAACCAATTAATGGGGAATTGTTTTGGCCGAGAACAGACTTGGAAGAGATTGNAAAGTCATTGCAGACCCAACAATTGGTATTGTTGAGTTGAAGAAGCATATTGAGTCAGAGCTCAAAATCAGTTTGACAGTTAGCATGGTTAGGAGGGCAATTAGGTCAATTGTGAAGAAAGTGAATGCTGGTTTTGTTGATCAGTTCAAAAGACTAAGAGATTATGCTCAGGAATGCTTGAACTCAAATCCAGGGagtactataaaaataaaaacaagtagAGTTGTAGAAAATGCTCCTTGCACATTTCAAAGAATATATGTATGTTTTGGAGCATTAAAGAGGGGGTTTGCACAAGGATGTAGAAAAGTGGTTGGCTTAGATGGATGTTTTTTAAAGGGTAAGTTGAAGGGGGAAATACTAAGTGCCGTAAGTAGGGATGCAAACAATCAAATGTATCCGGTTGCTTGGGCGGTGGTAGAAATTGAGAATATTGATTCATGGAGGTGGTTCTTGACCTTACTTAAGGACGATTTGAATATGAGCAACACCAGTGAGTGGACTTTGATTTCTGATCAACAAAAGgtatatttcatatttactGCAATTTGATTCTGCAATTTTGAAtacattgttataatatgaAATCTGCAATCTGAAACTAAACTGTGCTTTGATTTGCAATTTTAAACTGTGCCTTTGATCTGCAATTTGAGATTAGATTGTGATTTgatcttcaattttaaattgtttttgtaAATTGTGCTCTGAAATGAGGCTGTGATTCAATCTGTAATTTAAACTGCCAGAATCTGTAATTTTAAACTGCCAAAATCTGAATTTTTAAACTGCTAGAAACTGCCTTCATTATGCAATCTGCATATTAACACATTTAGGGCTTAAGTAAACTACATATTAACACACAAATTAGAATAACACACAAATCTGCAATCTGCACTTTTAAACTGCATATTAACACACAAATTAGAATATGTAAACTGCCTCTTCATATCAGAATATTTAAACTGCCAGAATCTACATTCTACTTTTTATGCAGGGGTTAACTACTGTGATCCAAAAACTATTTCCGGAAATAGAGCATCGAAACTGTGCTCGACATATTCATGCAAATTGGAGTAAAAAACATAGAGGCATGGTATTCAAGAAACTATTCTGGAAATGTGCAAAGGCAACAACTACCTCCCAATTTGATGAAGTTGTAAAAGAATTGGCCAAGAGAGACCCTAAAGCAAGTGAGGATTTATTGAAGTACCCACCTAAGCTTTGGTGTAAAGCATTCTTTCGGACGAATGTTAAATGTGATGCTGTAGACAATAACATGTCAGAAGCTTTTAATGGCATTATCGTAAAAGCAAGATCAAAGCCTATAGTGCCAATGCTTGAAGATATTCGTGTTGCCATGATGAGGAGGATTGCTGAAAAACGTAGATCTTTGGATAAGTGGCAAGGAAATCATGGTCATCTTAtcttaaagaaattaaaccaaaatGTGTTGGATAGTGTTGGATGGCATGTTGACTTTAATGGTGTTGATGGATTTGAGGTAAAGCAAGGAAAACACCAATTCAAGGTTAAACTATTGGAGAGGACATGTAGTTGTAGAGCATGGGATTTGAGTGGCATACCTTGTATACATGCTGTATGTGCAATCTTTGATAGGAAAAAAGATCCAGTTGATTATGTACATCGATGCTACAGTAAGGAGATGTACGAAATGACTTATTCTCATGCACTTGAACCAATTAATGGGGAATTGTTTTGGCCGAGAACAGACTTGGAAGAGATTGGAGCACCTATACCAAGGAGAATGACTGGGCGTCCCAAGAAAAGAAGGAATCGTGAGGAAAATGAGCCACGTCATTCTAAGACCAAAATGTCTAGGAAAGGAGGATCAATTAGTTGTTCCATGTGTAAGGAGAGTGGACATAATAAGAGATATTGTCCAAGAAAAACAACAGAAGCTAGAAATGTGCCATTAAACGTAAGTGTTACTAAaacttttatttactttttacactattttatatttcataCTTGCATAATTGAAACTTTATGATTGGTATTTGTTATAGTCTAGCCAAGCAGGGGAATGAGCTTGGACATGATGGACTTCATGCAAATGGTGTTGAAGGAGCAAAAGTGGCAGACAATGTAgtagaacttgttctattttgtaaaatgtacattgtcATCATCTTAAGGATTGCtcaatgttatttttttgtaatgctAAAATGTGGGTTGTTGCTAGGAAGTTAACTATGACCTTTTTGTAATAGATGGTGGACAAGTACTGaatgaaaattattatattttgttcacTGCTCTTTGTGTGACTGCCATAATCATTGTATGCAAATTAGTGtacatgtttgtttgtttgtgatATGGACTCTAGTTtacatgtttgtttgtttatatgaCTTCAAtacctttaatttgtttgtttgtaatATGAATTCCAGAGTACATGCACTGCCATAATCATTGTATATGAATGCAGTGTGGATAACTAATACCTTGCTACTGCCATCATCATTCTCATTGCAATTGTTCAATGTACAGTACCATCAAGTAACCTTAAATCAACATAGGAACATACTCAAAATTTACACTACTATGCTAGAAATTacgtaataaataaattgctacaaCTATTACACTAAAAATCACCCacattctcttcattttcttaatttccCCATATTGAACTTCCAAATCCCTTCGTATGTGTTTGATTTCATCTTGCAATTTCAATATCACCCTTTTCAACTCATGAATTGGCATATTGTTCACATCTTTCACAGCTTCAACATCATTAGCCAAGATATGCTCTTTCCATACAAAGAAACCACATCCTCCATCctgtaaaataaatattgtataagtTCAACTACGCAAATGAATTAACTACAGACTATGCTCAATAGATTCAACGAAAGTAATTATATACTTTGTTGACTTAACAGAGTCAGAGTATTGATTTCATTCTTTAATCATAGTAAAGAATGAATACAATTTGAAAAGAATTCATCATAGTATTGATTCATACTATGTGGAGCAGCCATGCTATTCTCGTACAATTTTTGACAGTAAATGGATTCATAAACACAAGTAGAACACATAGAATTTCAAATAAGTAAATGGATTCATAAGTGAAATGCAATTTTAGCTAGACAATATAGAATTCCAAAACACACCTTATATCTCTGCAAATAAGTAAATGGATTCATGAACATATATAATTCCACTCATAATACTCTGCAAATTTCATGAACAAAAGTAGAACACCATATAATTCTTATATCATATACAAAAGGGAAAAACCTTATATCTTTGACACCCAAAAAATTTTTGCCCATTATCTCGTGTATGACACAATGGCGCTTTTAACCCACAACGACAGTAGATTGCTGGCTCATAATGGAGATTTGGTCTCAAATAAGTCGATGAAAATGGCGACCCACTCTAACAGGAAGAAGACATTTCGAAGAAGACGAGTGTAATGACTGATGATTGAGCAACTCCAGAATGCGAGAAAGATTAAAGAGCTTAACTGTTCTGGCCTGGGTTGAAGAAAACGATGGATTTTTACGTCGCTGTGTTCGAAGAGGAGAGATTGACGATAGAGAAGACAAAGATAAGAAGAACAGTTCTACGGGAACAAAGATTAGGGCTTTAgtgcatttatttttttttaaataaaaaacaattccACTTAGGATAAATAGTGTCAAATTGAATCCATGTTGGCGACACCTAAGCATTAACCGGCAGCATAGGTAATAAATGGGCTTAATTGCATCTTTTTACCGGTTTAAGGGACATATATGAAGCTTATTTTACTTAGGGGGGTTAATTGCACTATCCGGTTCACTTAGGGGGCtgatttgaccctttttcctaataataataataataagtatgtgCATTTTgatctttataattataatatttatatgagCTAATACCATATAGAGTTCttcgagtatagtggttttgtcacgtttagttctaaacttttaaattgaccacctgtggtccttcgactttcaaattttaacgatatgtggtccaagttaaccatccatggtccttcaactatgaAATTTTAACCACCCATGATCCTTTTAGGAGGATCGCgagtggttaaattttgaaagttgaaagaccatgggtggttaacttggaccactgatggtaacaatttgaaagtcaaaggaccatgagtggtcaatttgaaaatttaggactaaacgtgccaaaatcactatacttggAGGACCtcatatgacattaactctaTTTATATCCTTCCAATTTCCATTGataccaaacactgaaattgaTATTCTCAGTATTTCTATTTCTGTAATTAAACCAAACGTGGGAATTTAAATTCcactttatttcaaattatttctttcccatgaaattacaattatttttcacCTAATTTCATCTTTGCAACCAAACGCCACGTTAGAGTTTTGGGATAAGGGACAAATAAGATCTCCAACTATTAGTGAAATAACAATTAGTAGTCTTCGTACAAGAAAAAGAACTCCAATTGCCCATATACTagaattcaaaaacaaaaaataaaattgtgttggtcccgataggagGGGTTACAAGTCTGGGGGGGGTGgagtgaatagacttgtataagttttgaaaattttaactattcGGTTAACTAATATGAAAGGTTACTTCTTCACAATTAGTTTTTCGTAGAGTATGCACAACGAAAATATTTTtacctttttcttttgttttgcaCGTAAATTTTGGTATTTTGAAATGTTAGTTAGTTTGAGTCGAAATATGAATGCAGTAAGTAAAAAGTATAGAGagtgaatttttattgtgtttcGGCCAACTCTCGTAGTTCACTCTTCTCCTTTAACTTCAAAGGAGGTGTGAACTAATTCCTTTAGTACAAAAAGAACATGCAAACCTTGAACACCAAGCCAACCTTGAGTTtcttaggtttttcaactcaacACGAGTTTACTCTGCCACTTACTACCTCTACCGAGTAAAGATACAGATTTTTAAAGATAGATTCGTTGATTCTCTAACTAGTAGACTTGATTTCTTGATGATGAACTTAATCATCACTTTTGCATAACACAACTCTTCACTAAATTTCTCGTTTAAGCTCTAACTCTCTCACTGGCCACTTGGAATAAAACTTGAAAACTTTTGaacaattgaatatttttttcttaaaagacCAGTACCTTCATTTCTTGAGATtgaaggtatttataggcgCTTTGAACTGAATCTGTTGGTGGGAAACCCATTTCAAACATCTTTTAACCATCGGGTAATGACCAGTGGACAATTCGAAAGGTTACTTTTGTGTCAAATTTTCCAGCTGTTTGACCACCTTTATTAGCTGAactttactttttattatgCTCCTTTTGTCTAGGCTTTTTAAGGAAAATCTCCCTTAAGATGTTTACCTTATTAGCTGAactttactttttattatgCTACTTTTGTCTATGCTTTTTAAGAGAAGTCTCCATTGGGAGGTGTGCCTAGGACCCTTTTTGTCTTGGTCACATTTTCTCTTAAAACTTGTTCGTTTAAGGTTACGTTTTAACTATTTGCTTAGAGAATGTTTCTAGCAATCCTTTCGAACAGTTAACTCTTACCATTCGAGTTAGTGCTTcgaactttaaaagtttataaccTTTCAGTTTCGAATAGTTGTCCTTACTATTCGAATTCCTTTTTATGATCCCCTTCTATTCGATAAGGTAGACCATTATTTCACTATTCTCCCTTTACAAAGTTATAGTTTTGAACTCTTTGACTTTTCAACTCTTTGACTCTTCACTTCAGGTCTTCAACTCTTCGAAGCTTTGCCTTCTGACTATCTGAGACATAGCTATTTGAGTTACTATTCGGACTATTCGAATCGAGCAATAGAGTTCCTAAgtctaacaaaaataaaataaataaggaattaaaatttcaatttttgaaatcataaaaatctaaattacaCTTGTTCCTAACAAATTAACATGAGATCCACatataattttaactatttaccttgtattatttcaattaaacaaaaaaaaaaaccttgaaaTAAGAGAGGAAGTCTCTTTGTCTCTGCATCTAAAGATGATGAATGAGGTCTGATTTTGTCCAGACGTGGAGACAAAGAAGATAACCTTCTTCCTCATATCGAAACGAAGAGAGAATATgaagtataaattttttaaaaatgcttGAAGGTAGTTTCCATTATTCTTCATCTCAAGATATTAAAACAAAGAACCTTCAAGCCATAACTACCATgaagttagtttttttttgtttgttttgtttttttttttttt from Ipomoea triloba cultivar NCNSP0323 chromosome 12, ASM357664v1 encodes the following:
- the LOC115999321 gene encoding uncharacterized protein LOC115999321: MFEVAELILHHGGRMFEVAELILHHGGTFEKNSRLSYINGEVEVINIDPDKISSLHLMKYIKEDRYGQVVALYFKAVEQSLEMLELLYDDHSTLRAVNLASRCGKVDIYVDHGIQEAEVVPNLCLPSSIPECDDDCDIDVEPIDEMRTSKQQIEEETDGTENTNNDEHRQQAGGDNGFEDRPQTAQTGGDSGCEDMVAFCEDYDSDDPPSYEIGSEDNVNDVGDHSSKVKFPSYNPKVYPPLLEAGLLFEDSNQFKQAIISYAVYTKRNLRITKNEPSRIRVKCEENCPFYCCGRWDQRYCCFQLRRITDDHRCNTAVKLGIVSQKRCNTAVKLGIVSQKWLEDKYEDKVIADPTIGIVELKKLIADPTIGIVELKKHIESELKISLTVSMVRRAIRSIVKKVNAGFVDQFKRLRDYAQECLNSNPGSTIKIKTSRVVENAPCTFQRIYVCFGALKRGFAQGCRKVVGLDGCFLKGKLKGEILSAVSRDANNQMYPVAWAVVEIENIDSWRWFLTLLKDDLNMSNTSEWTLISDQQKGLTTVIQKLFPEIEHRNCARHIHANWSKKHRGMVFKKLFWKCAKATTTSQFDEVVKELAKRDPKASEDLLKYPPKLWCKAFFRTNVKCDAVDNNMSEAFNGIIVKARSKPIVPMLEDIRVAMMRRIAEKRRSLDKWQGNHGHLILKKLNQNVLDSVGWHVDFNGVDGFEVKQGKHQFKVKLLERTCSCRAWDLSGIPCIHAVCAIFDRKKDPVDYVHRCYSKEMYEMTYSHALEPINGELFWPRTDLEEIXKSLQTQQLVLLS
- the LOC115999322 gene encoding uncharacterized protein LOC115999322, with translation MVRRAIRSIVKKVNAGFVDQFKRLRDYAQECLNSNPGSTIKIKTSRVVENAPCTFQRIYVCFGALKRGFAQGCRKVVGLDGCFLKGKLKGEILSAVSRDANNQMYPVAWAVVEIENIDSWRWFLTLLKDDLNMSNTSEWTLISDQQKGLTTVIQKLFPEIEHRNCARHIHANWSKKHRGMVFKKLFWKCAKATTTSQFDEVVKELAKRDPKASEDLLKYPPKLWCKAFFRTNVKCDAVDNNMSEAFNGIIVKARSKPIVPMLEDIRVAMMRRIAEKRRSLDKWQGNHGHLILKKLNQNVLDSVGWHVDFNGVDGFEVKQGKHQFKVKLLERTCSCRAWDLSGIPCIHAVCAIFDRKKDPVDYVHRCYSKEMYEMTYSHALEPINGELFWPRTDLEEIGAPIPRRMTGRPKKRRNREENEPRHSKTKMSRKGGSISCSMCKESGHNKRYCPRKTTEARNVPLNGNELGHDGLHANGVEGAKVADNEVNYDLFVIDGGQVLNENYYILFTALCVTAIIISTCTAIIIVYECSVDN